The following DNA comes from Acidobacteriota bacterium.
GCCAGCGGGATCAGGATCGCCTGCGCCCAGTAGAGGACCGCGACGACGAGGACGCAGCCCGCGAAGGTGATCCACGGTCTGACGCTCGCGAACGCATCGCGCACGGTCCCCCCTTCCGGACGCCGTCGTTGCGGCCGCCCGTGGCGCTGAGGGAGCGTTCAGTCCCGACAGCAAACGTGATGCCGGAGGCGATTACGTCTCCGCGCGAAGCTGGCGCTTGGCCACAGCCATCGCGCGGCGCTCGGCAGGGCTGGCGACCGGATAGTGCAGGTCCATTGCGCGCAACGTCTCCACCAGGATCTCGGCCACGGTCCGGCGCATGAACGGTTTGTCGTCGGCCGGAATCGCGTACCAGGGCGCCCATGGACGCGACGTCTCGTTCAGCGCTTCCTCGTAAGCCCGCAGGTAGTCGCCGAAGAACCGGCGCTCGCGCACGTCGCCGGCTCGGAACTTCCAGTTCTCCTCGGGGTCGTCGATCCGATCGAGGAACCGTTTCTTCTGCTCGCGCTTCGACACGTTGAGGAAGAACTTCACGATCGTCGTCCCGTTGCGCGCGAGATGCTGCTCGAAGTCGCGGATCGACTCGTACCGTTCCTCCCAGAGCGTCGGGGTCGGCGCGCGATCGGGCAGCCGCTGGGTGTCCAGGATTTCCGGGTGCACTTTCACCACGAGCACTTCCTCGTAGTGGCTGCGGTTGAAGATCCCGATGCGCCCGCGCTCCGGCGCGCGGCTCGCGACGCGCCACAGGAAGTCGTGGTCGAGCTCGGTCTCGCTGGGCCGCCTGAAGGTGTGCACCTCGCAGCCCGCCGGGTTGATCCCCGACATCACGGCGCGGATCGTGCCGTCCTTGCCGGCGGCGTCGAGCGCCTGGAAGATGACGAGCAACGCCTTGCGGTCGTTGGCGAACAGCCGGCGTTGGCGCTTCCGCATCTCGGCGATGGCCGCGTCGAGCGCCCGCTCGCTATCGGCCTTGACCACGCCGTCGGGCGGGCGGGTCGGCGCGTGCTTCACGCGGAATCCACCGTCGAACGGCACGAGATACGGACTGCGGGAACGGGCGTAGCGGCTGGACATCGGCCGACGTTACCACGCGGCCGGTGGTCCGCTGTGCGCGTCGGGCTGGCGCGACATTCGCACGGCGCCGGCACGGGGGACCTCATGCGCCACTCCGGCCTCAATCAATACTTCGAGCACCTCGCCGAGCGCGTCACGCAGTGGACCGGCAGCAACGCCGGCTTCGCCGCCGCCGCGGCGATCGTCGTCATCTGGGCGGTGCTCGGCCCCGTGTTCGCCTTCTCGGACACGTGGCAGCTCGTCATCAACACCGGCACCACGATCGTGACGTTTCTGATGGTGTTTCTCATCCAGCGGGCGCAGAACAAGGACGCGCTCGCGCTGCACTTGAAGCTGAACGAGCTGGTCGCCGCGCTGCAGGGCGCGAGCAACCGGATGATCGACGTCGAAGCGCTCTCCGAAGAGGAGCTGCAGGTGCTGCGCTCTCACTATCGCGAGCTGGCGAAGCTCTCGCGAGCCGAACGCCACACGAGACAGTCGCACTCAGTGGAAGAGGCCCGTCAGCGGCACGCGAGGAAGCTCCAGCGGATCGCATCAACGCAGCCCACCGGGAAATGAGCCGCGGCGCGACTGACTCGCGGCGAGCGTGGTCGGCATGGGACACCTGCCGGTCCGTCATCGAGCCAGGAAGGCGCCGGCTCGTGCCGTGATCTTCCGCAGCCCATTGGCGCGTGCCGTGCTCAGGATGGGTAGCCGTTGGACGTGGTGGGCGAGGCTCTCAGAGAAGGCGTC
Coding sequences within:
- a CDS encoding polyphosphate kinase 2 family protein, whose translation is MSSRYARSRSPYLVPFDGGFRVKHAPTRPPDGVVKADSERALDAAIAEMRKRQRRLFANDRKALLVIFQALDAAGKDGTIRAVMSGINPAGCEVHTFRRPSETELDHDFLWRVASRAPERGRIGIFNRSHYEEVLVVKVHPEILDTQRLPDRAPTPTLWEERYESIRDFEQHLARNGTTIVKFFLNVSKREQKKRFLDRIDDPEENWKFRAGDVRERRFFGDYLRAYEEALNETSRPWAPWYAIPADDKPFMRRTVAEILVETLRAMDLHYPVASPAERRAMAVAKRQLRAET
- a CDS encoding low affinity iron permease family protein; the encoded protein is MRHSGLNQYFEHLAERVTQWTGSNAGFAAAAAIVVIWAVLGPVFAFSDTWQLVINTGTTIVTFLMVFLIQRAQNKDALALHLKLNELVAALQGASNRMIDVEALSEEELQVLRSHYRELAKLSRAERHTRQSHSVEEARQRHARKLQRIASTQPTGK